A genomic region of Fusarium oxysporum Fo47 chromosome VI, complete sequence contains the following coding sequences:
- a CDS encoding Clr5 domain-containing protein → MMAKPWNEHQGTITKLYIKEGRTLKDVRNIMKLKYNFDASIRSYRQHFDIWGVGKYTCKKREERRRRSLNKSLSLSPSQSLADVIIKQEEASSPASSSGSSSVSRRSSEQKPLPVLKQPILYPNFFQDQMRSQDDAQTKIDASRAPLWEGLDIDMLRSSQTAQAMLPSIMPIQSYNEATSWPVPRGAPSYLNSPPQPFDRSQFKTMVPRYVPDQPLYSRDAGLRLGLRAPDLSVGRPNSGDLLHHMVGYHGVAQG, encoded by the exons ATGATGGCCAAGCCATGGAACGAACACCAAGGGACTATCACCAAGTTGTACATCAAGGAGGGTAGAACACTCAAGGATGTCCGCAACATTATGAAGTTGAAGTACAACTTTGACGCTTC AATCCGCTCATATCGACAGCACTTTGATATTTGGGGAGTTGGCAAGTATACTTGCAAGAAACGAGAAGAGCGCCGTCGCCGATCCCTCAATAAGAGCCTGTCTCTCTCCCCATCACAGTCTCTTGCAGACGTGATCATAAAGCAAGAAGAGGCAAGCTCGCCAGCTTCTTCGTCGGGCTCCAGCTCTGTAAGCCGACGCTCATCAGAGCAGAAACCTCTGCCTGTGCTGAAGCAGCCCATTCTCTACCCAAACTTTTTCCAGGACCAGATGCGGTCTCAAGACGATGCGCAGACAAAGATTGATGCTTCTCGAGCGCCGTTGTGGGAGGGCCTGGACATAGACATGCTTCGCAGTTCCCAGACTGCTCAAGCCATGTTGCCATC AATCATGCCCATCCAGTCTTATAATGAGGCTACGAGCTGGCCAGTGCCTCGAGGCGCGCCATCGTATCTCAACAGTCCTCCCCAGCCCTTTGACCGATCACAGTTTAAGACTATGGTCCCGCGGTATGTACCTGACCAGCCGTTGTACTCTCGTGACGCTGGACTCCGGTTGGGCTTGCGAGCTCCAGACTTGTCTGTGGGCAGACCAAACTCAGGGGATCTGCTTCACCACATGGTTGGCTATCACGGCGTGGCACAGGGGTAG